Proteins encoded in a region of the Anguilla anguilla isolate fAngAng1 chromosome 10, fAngAng1.pri, whole genome shotgun sequence genome:
- the ankrd13a gene encoding ankyrin repeat domain-containing protein 13A isoform X1 yields MCSAENEDFRVKFPLHYFVWENDYRNLEKELKKNNVELVDPRGRTPLHLAVSLGHLESVRVLLRHNAEVTKENAKGWTALQEAVSTGDPEMVQLVLQRRDYLKASTALGGVPELLSKIRESPDFYMEMKWEFTSWIPLVSRVCPSDVCRIWKSGANIRVDATLLGFENMTWIRGRRSYIFRGDDSCTELMEVNHDEEVVDTERFDISREIEDVTLDSMQPAEHEVAKRLTTPIVNTYLDTRHIAFERNKSGIWGWRTEKTEVVNGFEAKVFTVNNVNVVIRTRTEHLTDEEKARIKDERNVLESLLGTVEQHFSAQGDLTLEYATATNPTAITPEEYFDPDFDLKDRDIGRPIELTIRTQKFKATLWMSEEHPLSLVEQVTPIIDLMARTSTHFARLRDFVTLQFPPGFPVKIEIPLFHVLNARITFGNVNRCSTGEPLDTNPPSAAATPTDEEEGVALAPFQVCPTVFEVPPHYRHRGGSRATPVSNHDEELLQYAIHQSLLEANGGLRETSWADSNGRVSESTLNSPGESSRSVPEGVLVDLGNSVGPVSSGSTVSPDSDLQLAISLSARAQEEEEQRRREEEEELERILRLSLTEK; encoded by the exons ATGTGTTCCGCCGAAAACGAAGATTTCAGGGTTAAGTTTCCTCTACATTACTTTGTCTGGGAGAATGATTACAGGAATCTCGAAAAGGAGTTGAAAAAG AACAACGTAGAGCTGGTTGACCCCAGAGGACGGACACCGCTCCACCTGGCAGTCTCCCTGGGACACCTGGAGTCAGTGAGAGTCTTACTGAGACACAATGCGGAAGTAACCAAAGAGAATGCAAAGGGATGGACAG CATTGCAGGAGGCGGTCAGCACTGGAGACCCAGAGATGGTACAGCTGGTACTGCAGAGACGGGACTACCTCAAAGCCTCCACAGCCCTGGGAGGGGTGCCTGAGCTGCTGTCCAAAATCCGTGAG TCTCCAGATTTTTACATGGAAATGAAGTGGGAGTTCACAAGTTGGA TACCCCTGGTGTCACGGGTGTGCCCCAGTGACGTGTGTCGAATTTGGAAGAGCGGTGCCAACATTCGCGTGGACGCCACACTGCTGGGGTTCGAGAACATGACCTGGATCAGAGGTCGAAGGAGTTACATCTTCAGAGGAGACG ACAGCTGCACGGAGCTGATGGAGGTGAACCACGACGAAGAGGTGGTCGACACGGAGCGCTTCGACATCTCGCGGGAGATCGAGGACGTCACGCTGGACTCCATGCAGCCGGCCGAGCACGAGGTCGCCAAGCGACTGACCACGCCCATCGTCAACACCTACCTGGACACCCGCCACATCGCCTTTGAGAG GAATAAATCTGGGATTTGGGGCTGGAGGACGGAAAAGACAGAGGTCGTCAACGGATTCGAAGCAAAG GTTTTCACTGTGAACAACGTCAACGTGGTGATCCGGACGCGGACAGAGCATCTCACGGACGAGGAGAAGGCCCGAATAAAAG ATGAgcggaatgttctggaatcTCTCCTCGGAACAGTGGAGCAGCACTTCAGCGCCCAAGGG GACCTCACCCTGGAGTACGCCACTGCCACAAACCCCACGGCCATCACGCCTGAGGAGTACTTCGACCCAGACTTTGACCTGAAGGACCGAGACATCGGCCGGCCCATCGAGCTCACCATCCGAACCCAGAA GTTCAAGGCCACCCTGTGGATGAGCGAGGAGCACCCCCTCTCCCTGGTGGAGCAGGTGACCCCCATCATCGACCTCATGGCCCGCACGAGCACGCACTTCGCCCGGCTGAGGGACTTCGTCACCCTGCAGTTCCCCCCGGGATTCCCAGTCAAGATCG AGATCCCGCTCTTCCACGTGCTGAACGCTAGGATCACCTTCGGGAACGTCAACAGGTGCAGCACCGGAGAGCCCCTGGACACGAACCCGCCGTCTGCAGCCGCGACGCCCACGGACGAGGAGGAGGGCGTGG cccttGCTCCATTCCAGGTGTGCCCCACGGTGTTTGAGGTGCCCCCCCACTACCGCCACCGCGGGGGCAGCCGAGCCACGCCCGTGTCCAACCACGACGAGGAGCTGCTGCAGTACGCCATCCACCAGAGCCTACTGGAGGCTAACGGAGGCCTGCGG GAGACATCTTGGGCTGACAGCAACGGGAGGGTCAGCGAATCAACGCTCAACAGCCCTGGTGAAAG TTCCAGGTCTGTCCCCGAGGGGGTGCTGGTGGACCTGGGAAACTCGGTCGGCCCTGTCAGCAGCGGATCCACCGTCAGCCCAGACTCTGACCTCCAGCTCGCCATCTCCCTCTCCGCCCGGgcgcaggaggaagaggagcagagacggagggaggaagaggaggagctggagaggattTTGAGGCTCTCGCTCACTGAGAAATAA
- the ankrd13a gene encoding ankyrin repeat domain-containing protein 13A isoform X2: MCSAENEDFRVKFPLHYFVWENDYRNLEKELKKNNVELVDPRGRTPLHLAVSLGHLESVRVLLRHNAEVTKENAKGWTALQEAVSTGDPEMVQLVLQRRDYLKASTALGGVPELLSKIRESPDFYMEMKWEFTSWIPLVSRVCPSDVCRIWKSGANIRVDATLLGFENMTWIRGRRSYIFRGDDSCTELMEVNHDEEVVDTERFDISREIEDVTLDSMQPAEHEVAKRLTTPIVNTYLDTRHIAFERNKSGIWGWRTEKTEVVNGFEAKVFTVNNVNVVIRTRTEHLTDEEKARIKDERNVLESLLGTVEQHFSAQGDLTLEYATATNPTAITPEEYFDPDFDLKDRDIGRPIELTIRTQKFKATLWMSEEHPLSLVEQVTPIIDLMARTSTHFARLRDFVTLQFPPGFPVKIEIPLFHVLNARITFGNVNRCSTGEPLDTNPPSAAATPTDEEEGVALAPFQVCPTVFEVPPHYRHRGGSRATPVSNHDEELLQYAIHQSLLEANGGLRETSWADSNGRVSESTLNSPGERSVPEGVLVDLGNSVGPVSSGSTVSPDSDLQLAISLSARAQEEEEQRRREEEEELERILRLSLTEK; this comes from the exons ATGTGTTCCGCCGAAAACGAAGATTTCAGGGTTAAGTTTCCTCTACATTACTTTGTCTGGGAGAATGATTACAGGAATCTCGAAAAGGAGTTGAAAAAG AACAACGTAGAGCTGGTTGACCCCAGAGGACGGACACCGCTCCACCTGGCAGTCTCCCTGGGACACCTGGAGTCAGTGAGAGTCTTACTGAGACACAATGCGGAAGTAACCAAAGAGAATGCAAAGGGATGGACAG CATTGCAGGAGGCGGTCAGCACTGGAGACCCAGAGATGGTACAGCTGGTACTGCAGAGACGGGACTACCTCAAAGCCTCCACAGCCCTGGGAGGGGTGCCTGAGCTGCTGTCCAAAATCCGTGAG TCTCCAGATTTTTACATGGAAATGAAGTGGGAGTTCACAAGTTGGA TACCCCTGGTGTCACGGGTGTGCCCCAGTGACGTGTGTCGAATTTGGAAGAGCGGTGCCAACATTCGCGTGGACGCCACACTGCTGGGGTTCGAGAACATGACCTGGATCAGAGGTCGAAGGAGTTACATCTTCAGAGGAGACG ACAGCTGCACGGAGCTGATGGAGGTGAACCACGACGAAGAGGTGGTCGACACGGAGCGCTTCGACATCTCGCGGGAGATCGAGGACGTCACGCTGGACTCCATGCAGCCGGCCGAGCACGAGGTCGCCAAGCGACTGACCACGCCCATCGTCAACACCTACCTGGACACCCGCCACATCGCCTTTGAGAG GAATAAATCTGGGATTTGGGGCTGGAGGACGGAAAAGACAGAGGTCGTCAACGGATTCGAAGCAAAG GTTTTCACTGTGAACAACGTCAACGTGGTGATCCGGACGCGGACAGAGCATCTCACGGACGAGGAGAAGGCCCGAATAAAAG ATGAgcggaatgttctggaatcTCTCCTCGGAACAGTGGAGCAGCACTTCAGCGCCCAAGGG GACCTCACCCTGGAGTACGCCACTGCCACAAACCCCACGGCCATCACGCCTGAGGAGTACTTCGACCCAGACTTTGACCTGAAGGACCGAGACATCGGCCGGCCCATCGAGCTCACCATCCGAACCCAGAA GTTCAAGGCCACCCTGTGGATGAGCGAGGAGCACCCCCTCTCCCTGGTGGAGCAGGTGACCCCCATCATCGACCTCATGGCCCGCACGAGCACGCACTTCGCCCGGCTGAGGGACTTCGTCACCCTGCAGTTCCCCCCGGGATTCCCAGTCAAGATCG AGATCCCGCTCTTCCACGTGCTGAACGCTAGGATCACCTTCGGGAACGTCAACAGGTGCAGCACCGGAGAGCCCCTGGACACGAACCCGCCGTCTGCAGCCGCGACGCCCACGGACGAGGAGGAGGGCGTGG cccttGCTCCATTCCAGGTGTGCCCCACGGTGTTTGAGGTGCCCCCCCACTACCGCCACCGCGGGGGCAGCCGAGCCACGCCCGTGTCCAACCACGACGAGGAGCTGCTGCAGTACGCCATCCACCAGAGCCTACTGGAGGCTAACGGAGGCCTGCGG GAGACATCTTGGGCTGACAGCAACGGGAGGGTCAGCGAATCAACGCTCAACAGCCCTGGTGAAAG GTCTGTCCCCGAGGGGGTGCTGGTGGACCTGGGAAACTCGGTCGGCCCTGTCAGCAGCGGATCCACCGTCAGCCCAGACTCTGACCTCCAGCTCGCCATCTCCCTCTCCGCCCGGgcgcaggaggaagaggagcagagacggagggaggaagaggaggagctggagaggattTTGAGGCTCTCGCTCACTGAGAAATAA